One Candidatus Brocadiia bacterium DNA segment encodes these proteins:
- the argH gene encoding argininosuccinate lyase, whose protein sequence is MSKTLWYQTKKKLKHPLVEQFQSSYAVDRHLAQEDIAGSIAYASALKGVGVLSGKEALSIRKNLARLKSRMGGKKLSVEDIHTAVEVKLTGLMGAGAMKLHTGRSRNEQVALDERLYLKKEIGLIQKAVTGLQSALVKSAQKYIGVVMPGYTHLQQAQPILFSYYLMSWFFALERDKGRLADCHKRLDVCPLGSGALAGNAYRINRHKLARQLGFGGVSDNALDAVSDRDFMLETLSGGAILMTHLSRLCEDLIIWSSAEFGFVELAEGLATSSSLMPQKHNPDALELVRGKTGRVCGNLVSLLTVMKGLPTGYNKDMQEDKEPVFDTVRTAKECLQILALAVNTMRIFPARMNEDINSFIYATDLADYLVKQGVPFRQSHTIISKLVHYALSQEQPLMSLKLAKFKRFSRLFEDDVYKIFNPIKSVESKDSYGGTSTNAVNKQITTAIKLLSFKS, encoded by the coding sequence ATGAGTAAAACATTGTGGTATCAGACCAAGAAGAAACTGAAACATCCGCTGGTGGAGCAGTTCCAGAGCTCCTACGCGGTTGACCGTCATTTGGCGCAGGAGGACATCGCCGGCAGTATCGCCTACGCGTCGGCCCTCAAGGGCGTGGGCGTTCTTTCCGGCAAAGAGGCGCTGAGCATCCGCAAGAACCTGGCCCGGCTGAAATCGCGGATGGGCGGCAAGAAACTGTCGGTCGAGGATATCCATACGGCCGTGGAAGTCAAGTTGACCGGGCTGATGGGCGCCGGCGCCATGAAACTGCATACCGGCCGGAGCCGGAACGAGCAGGTGGCGCTGGACGAGCGGCTCTATCTCAAGAAAGAGATAGGGTTGATTCAGAAAGCGGTAACCGGGTTACAGTCGGCGCTGGTCAAGTCGGCGCAGAAATACATCGGCGTGGTTATGCCCGGCTACACGCACCTACAGCAGGCACAGCCCATTCTGTTTTCTTACTACCTGATGAGCTGGTTCTTCGCGCTGGAGCGTGATAAAGGCCGGCTGGCCGATTGCCATAAACGGCTGGATGTTTGTCCGCTCGGCTCAGGCGCGCTGGCCGGCAACGCCTACAGGATTAACCGGCATAAATTGGCCCGGCAGTTGGGGTTCGGCGGCGTTTCCGATAACGCGCTGGACGCGGTCAGCGACCGTGATTTTATGCTGGAGACGCTTTCCGGCGGCGCCATACTGATGACGCACCTGAGCCGGTTGTGCGAAGACCTGATTATCTGGTCGTCAGCCGAGTTCGGGTTCGTCGAACTGGCCGAAGGCCTGGCCACCTCGAGCTCACTGATGCCGCAGAAGCACAACCCCGACGCCCTGGAACTTGTCAGGGGCAAGACCGGTCGGGTCTGCGGCAACCTGGTCAGCCTGTTGACCGTGATGAAAGGCCTGCCCACCGGCTACAACAAGGATATGCAGGAGGACAAAGAACCGGTTTTTGATACGGTGCGCACAGCCAAAGAATGCCTGCAGATATTGGCTCTGGCCGTCAATACCATGCGGATATTCCCGGCCCGGATGAATGAAGACATCAACAGCTTCATATACGCCACTGACCTGGCTGATTACCTGGTCAAGCAGGGGGTGCCGTTCCGGCAGAGCCATACCATAATCAGCAAACTCGTTCATTATGCCCTCAGCCAGGAACAACCGTTGATGTCGCTGAAACTGGCCAAGTTCAAAAGATTCTCGCGGCTCTTCGAGGATGATGTCTATAAGATATTCAATCCCATAAAGTCGGTGGAATCGAAGGACAGTTACGGCGGGACATCCACGAACGCGGTCAATAAGCAAATAACAACAGCTATTAAGCTGTTGAGTTTTAAGAGTTAA
- a CDS encoding aspartate aminotransferase family protein has translation MGNALYNALVSDRKQHPERINATVGRVREALGIVCPAKADVICDKHLKNAVKGRNGISVLTDKLAFKLARALAKELSGSEAKRFAALINDSEISTQEAIDLHEKYKIPVSHLEKDLVFCRAQGAWLYDTLGNKYLDMDSNYSATNLGNENGEIAIGLMNQARQLIATKEDRVHIPRARFLQVIQPMFPKELTQFYWQNSGGEAVDKSLKMAKAYTKQKGVIALKNGFHGRTHGAVAVTYNIKYRAPFFLDQQDWVYFVEPNDDEAIAKLMKQGRAKIVIMEPVQSEEAGVRPLKPGFVKKVRALCDKYNGALICDEVQTGFGRCAARPGQWWASQAYGVVPDIMAIGKSFGGGYPVTAVVTNSKVSAAMKPGYDGSTFGGNPMAMVAAYIATRQMVEKDITSNVVARSKQFRSGLEKLKKQFPGLIGDIRGIGLMIGFDLPSKEAVAELQSHLKDNGVHSSLSTGNAVRLLPPLIISTKEAAFTLKAIANGLGRIG, from the coding sequence ATGGGAAACGCATTATACAACGCGCTGGTCAGTGACAGGAAACAACATCCCGAGCGGATTAATGCCACGGTCGGCCGGGTCAGGGAGGCGCTGGGTATCGTCTGTCCGGCAAAGGCGGACGTGATATGCGATAAACATCTCAAGAACGCCGTAAAAGGCCGTAACGGCATCTCGGTCCTGACCGATAAGCTTGCCTTTAAATTAGCCCGGGCGCTGGCTAAGGAGCTGTCCGGCTCGGAGGCAAAGAGATTCGCCGCGCTCATCAACGACTCCGAAATCTCCACGCAGGAAGCGATAGATCTGCACGAAAAGTATAAGATACCGGTTTCCCACCTGGAAAAAGACCTGGTTTTTTGCCGGGCCCAGGGCGCCTGGCTCTACGACACACTGGGTAACAAGTATCTGGATATGGATTCCAACTACAGCGCCACCAACCTGGGCAACGAGAACGGGGAAATAGCCATCGGGCTTATGAACCAGGCGCGCCAGTTAATCGCCACCAAGGAAGACCGGGTGCATATCCCACGGGCGCGGTTCCTGCAGGTGATTCAGCCCATGTTCCCCAAGGAGCTGACCCAGTTCTACTGGCAGAACTCCGGCGGCGAGGCGGTAGACAAATCGCTCAAGATGGCCAAGGCCTATACCAAGCAGAAAGGCGTGATAGCGCTGAAGAACGGGTTCCACGGCCGGACCCACGGCGCGGTGGCGGTTACATATAACATCAAATACCGGGCGCCGTTCTTCCTGGACCAGCAGGATTGGGTCTATTTCGTCGAGCCCAACGACGATGAGGCCATTGCCAAACTGATGAAGCAGGGTCGGGCTAAGATTGTGATTATGGAACCGGTCCAGAGCGAAGAAGCCGGTGTCAGGCCGCTCAAGCCGGGGTTTGTCAAAAAGGTCCGGGCGCTCTGCGATAAATACAACGGCGCGCTCATCTGCGACGAGGTCCAGACCGGGTTCGGCCGCTGCGCCGCCCGGCCCGGCCAGTGGTGGGCATCACAGGCATACGGCGTGGTGCCGGACATTATGGCAATAGGTAAGTCGTTCGGCGGCGGGTATCCGGTCACGGCAGTGGTGACCAATTCTAAGGTCAGCGCCGCGATGAAGCCCGGTTACGACGGTTCTACTTTCGGCGGTAATCCTATGGCCATGGTCGCCGCCTATATCGCCACCCGGCAGATGGTCGAAAAAGACATTACATCCAACGTCGTGGCCCGGTCAAAACAGTTCCGGTCCGGGCTGGAAAAGCTGAAAAAGCAATTCCCGGGATTAATCGGCGACATACGCGGCATAGGATTGATGATAGGGTTTGACCTGCCGTCGAAAGAGGCGGTGGCGGAATTGCAGTCGCATCTCAAGGATAACGGCGTGCACTCGTCGCTGTCCACGGGCAATGCCGTGCGGCTGTTGCCGCCGCTGATTATCTCCACGAAAGAGGCGGCATTCACGCTCAAGGCCATAGCCAATGGGCTGGGTCGTATCGGTTGA